In Picosynechococcus sp. PCC 7002, the following are encoded in one genomic region:
- a CDS encoding BMC domain-containing protein, with the protein MNFPARRQPLRQAPHRAHPFQDCALGLVSTKSFPAIVGTADMMLKSAAVTLVGYEKTGGGYCTAVVRGKTADVRLAVEEGARTAAQFDQYVSKLVIPRPLPNLEAIFPIGSHLAEIAQQQRGYSRLSNRSIGLLETRGFPAMVGAADAMLKSADVQLASYETIGDGLCTAIIRGTVSNVAMAIDAGMHEAERIGELHAVMIIPRLLEDLEHTLPVAEYWLDKAEPMPDLVKEKAPQRIALPELEPVSAPLVIEAEPEIEKAVEVEIVEPFDPGQGY; encoded by the coding sequence ATGAATTTTCCTGCCCGTCGGCAACCCCTCCGCCAAGCACCCCACCGTGCGCATCCGTTTCAAGATTGTGCCTTGGGACTCGTTTCCACCAAGAGCTTTCCGGCAATTGTGGGCACTGCGGACATGATGCTCAAGTCAGCGGCAGTGACCCTTGTCGGCTATGAAAAAACTGGGGGCGGCTATTGTACAGCCGTAGTTCGGGGAAAAACAGCGGATGTTCGCCTGGCCGTCGAAGAAGGGGCGCGCACTGCAGCTCAGTTTGATCAATACGTTTCTAAATTAGTTATTCCCCGACCGTTGCCAAATCTTGAAGCCATTTTTCCCATTGGCAGTCACTTGGCAGAAATTGCCCAGCAGCAACGGGGTTATAGTCGTCTGAGTAATCGTTCTATCGGTCTCCTAGAAACCCGTGGTTTTCCGGCGATGGTGGGGGCTGCCGACGCGATGTTAAAGTCCGCTGATGTACAACTGGCCTCCTATGAAACCATCGGTGATGGGCTATGTACGGCGATTATTCGCGGGACTGTTTCCAACGTAGCGATGGCCATTGATGCGGGGATGCACGAAGCAGAACGGATCGGTGAGCTCCACGCGGTGATGATTATTCCGCGACTGCTAGAGGATCTAGAGCACACGTTACCGGTGGCGGAATACTGGCTAGATAAGGCAGAACCAATGCCAGACCTTGTGAAAGAAAAAGCACCCCAGCGCATCGCCTTACCGGAACTAGAACCCGTGTCGGCTCCTTTGGTCATTGAGGCGGAACCAGAAATTGAAAAGGCCGTTGAAGTCGAAATTGTAGAACCTTTTGATCCGGGCCAGGGCTATTAA
- a CDS encoding MBOAT family O-acyltransferase: MRLVSFGYGCFLLGTVVSYWGLGRFWPPLQRWLLLLASVLFYSLLQPQFLPLLVGLTVLNFFWGKLLVRQGPSGDRPQSLRQAFRLWQWQPGYWLGLGIFLNLAVLFGFKYIPFTLENLAWLWPWPGLEQWAIAFPETLIAPLGISFFTFECIAYLVDVYRGAPAAQSLLTFSSYKLFFPKLLSGPITRFHIFSGQSRRTAGLLLDEGVEGLWLIASGAVKKVLIADNLGVFVELCANNLERAGSGDLWLFILAYGLQLYFDFSGYVDLALGSAKLLGFQLPENFDFPYFSTSLAEFWRRWHISLGDWLRNYLYFPLGGSRRGLGRTCANLFVVMFLAGLWHGAAWGYVIWGCLHGLGLGIHRLGQWFANRWLWLENFWASLPGILGAWLLTQAFVFLSWIPFRLPDGPRAILLLRHLWHYPGDLQFTQKIYLEGLGLARPDFLVLLSLLLLGMGGAYLVQRQWQLQLNWGLKVALIPLCFYGILIFGPEGNIPYIYFDF; the protein is encoded by the coding sequence ATGAGGCTGGTATCCTTCGGCTATGGCTGTTTCCTCCTGGGAACAGTGGTGAGCTATTGGGGTTTGGGACGGTTTTGGCCACCTTTGCAACGCTGGCTGCTGCTACTGGCTAGTGTCTTGTTTTATAGCCTGCTACAACCGCAATTTTTACCATTGCTGGTAGGTCTGACGGTCTTGAACTTTTTTTGGGGTAAACTCCTCGTGCGCCAAGGCCCATCGGGCGATCGCCCCCAGTCTTTGCGGCAAGCTTTTCGATTGTGGCAATGGCAGCCGGGGTACTGGCTGGGCTTAGGTATTTTTCTAAATCTAGCGGTGCTCTTTGGGTTTAAATATATTCCTTTTACCCTGGAGAATCTAGCGTGGCTCTGGCCCTGGCCTGGACTAGAGCAATGGGCGATCGCCTTCCCAGAAACCCTAATCGCGCCCTTGGGGATTTCCTTTTTCACCTTTGAATGTATCGCCTATCTGGTAGATGTGTACCGGGGGGCTCCTGCGGCCCAGTCCCTATTGACATTTAGCAGCTATAAATTATTTTTTCCCAAACTCCTATCGGGGCCGATTACTCGCTTTCATATTTTTTCTGGGCAAAGCCGTAGAACCGCAGGCTTATTACTCGACGAAGGGGTCGAAGGATTATGGCTCATCGCCAGCGGGGCGGTAAAAAAAGTCCTCATCGCCGACAATCTGGGGGTTTTTGTGGAACTTTGTGCCAATAACCTCGAACGGGCAGGCAGCGGCGATCTGTGGCTTTTTATTCTGGCCTATGGCCTCCAGCTTTACTTTGACTTTAGCGGCTATGTGGATCTGGCCCTGGGCAGTGCTAAGTTGCTCGGTTTTCAGCTCCCCGAAAATTTTGATTTTCCTTACTTTTCAACGAGTTTGGCAGAATTTTGGCGACGTTGGCACATCAGCCTGGGCGATTGGCTACGCAACTATCTGTATTTCCCCCTGGGAGGCTCTCGGCGAGGTTTGGGGCGCACCTGTGCCAATCTTTTTGTAGTGATGTTTTTAGCCGGATTGTGGCATGGGGCCGCCTGGGGTTACGTTATCTGGGGTTGTCTCCACGGTTTGGGTCTAGGGATTCATCGATTGGGACAATGGTTTGCGAATCGTTGGCTGTGGTTAGAGAATTTCTGGGCGTCGCTGCCGGGAATACTGGGGGCATGGCTCTTGACCCAGGCGTTTGTGTTTTTGAGTTGGATTCCCTTCCGTTTACCAGATGGCCCCCGTGCTATCTTGCTTTTGCGGCATCTGTGGCATTATCCGGGGGATTTGCAATTTACCCAAAAAATTTATTTGGAGGGGCTTGGCTTAGCAAGACCTGATTTTTTGGTGCTGTTGAGTTTGCTCCTATTGGGCATGGGAGGCGCATATTTAGTGCAGCGCCAGTGGCAACTGCAACTGAATTGGGGTCTTAAAGTGGCGCTAATTCCCCTCTGTTTCTACGGTATTTTGATTTTTGGGCCAGAGGGGAATATTCCTTACATTTACTTTGATTTTTAA
- a CDS encoding c-type cytochrome, which yields MNKRLVQVIVFVMIVLLLVPLLATPAFGADLDQGAQIFEAHCAGCHLNGGNIVRRGKNLKKRAMAKNGYTSVEAIANLVTQGKGNMSAYGDKLSSEEIQAVSQYVLQQSQTDWKS from the coding sequence ATGAATAAACGCCTTGTCCAAGTCATTGTCTTTGTGATGATCGTTCTGTTGCTGGTGCCCCTCCTGGCAACCCCTGCCTTTGGTGCTGATCTCGACCAGGGAGCCCAGATCTTTGAGGCCCATTGTGCCGGCTGTCATCTCAACGGTGGCAATATCGTCCGGCGCGGCAAAAATCTCAAAAAACGGGCCATGGCGAAAAATGGCTATACCTCCGTAGAGGCGATCGCCAATCTTGTTACCCAGGGGAAAGGCAATATGTCCGCCTACGGTGACAAACTCAGCTCTGAAGAAATCCAGGCCGTCTCCCAATACGTTCTCCAGCAATCCCAAACCGACTGGAAATCTTAA
- a CDS encoding phosphodiester glycosidase family protein, whose product MGLRRWQWFLGTVGCFGLSFGTPNLLVGDLASPRAIANPVSLNTQIQAKGSQIRLNGQTLRGAWAQWSENGTVRLGIESMTLEKTLGMELGNGLDLGQQPVTWFDDTPYQLPIRFAAPYRYLDVTALAAAQQWQARPNGNVLELTTPKGQILSVRQGKQTWGTRLVIDLDRPVLWQKVSPTKLRLQSDYGVTAQRLRGQLTANALPFTLNDSNGLTELVFKAGAPEIQVFSLANPPRLVVDLRSQPENQNRSVQWLPGVQWRQENFAASSGPVRVTWLEIDPTQRQLQLKPITPDNNTIVGLAPLLIQADTNQAIAAINAGFFNRNNQYPLGIVQGNRALRSGPILNRGAVAWDNAGRWEFDRLKVETDIVAGNGERVGVELINSGYVKAGAALYDRAWGSRYTTAVDHEIVLTVMTSGGRDQVIRQETAGKAGQNSYEIPQGGYLLVFRSFRTGAAKFPVGVTLERRPRFTPNSFATLPNIVGGGPLLLKNGQVVLNGQAEQFSTAFNIQSASRSAIARTRDNKILLVTLHGAAEETAGATLNEWANILRRLGATDALNLDGGGSSALALGANLSDRHPTTAGRVNNGIGLFLE is encoded by the coding sequence ATGGGATTACGTCGTTGGCAATGGTTCTTGGGGACAGTGGGTTGTTTTGGGCTGAGTTTTGGGACACCTAATTTGCTGGTGGGAGACTTGGCAAGTCCGCGGGCGATCGCCAATCCCGTGAGCCTTAATACCCAAATCCAAGCCAAGGGCAGTCAAATTCGCCTCAATGGTCAAACCCTCCGGGGAGCCTGGGCCCAATGGTCAGAAAATGGCACTGTGCGTCTGGGGATTGAATCGATGACCCTAGAAAAAACCCTGGGGATGGAATTGGGGAATGGCCTCGATTTGGGACAACAACCAGTCACCTGGTTTGACGATACTCCCTACCAATTGCCGATTCGCTTTGCCGCTCCCTACCGTTACCTCGATGTGACCGCTTTGGCCGCAGCGCAGCAATGGCAGGCTCGGCCCAACGGCAATGTTCTGGAACTGACGACGCCCAAGGGACAAATTTTGAGTGTCCGCCAGGGGAAACAGACCTGGGGCACGCGCTTGGTCATTGATCTAGACCGGCCTGTGCTCTGGCAAAAGGTGAGCCCCACAAAACTGCGGCTCCAGAGTGATTATGGAGTGACGGCCCAACGGCTTAGGGGGCAATTAACGGCGAATGCACTGCCGTTTACCCTCAACGATAGTAACGGTTTAACGGAACTTGTCTTTAAAGCGGGGGCTCCAGAGATCCAGGTCTTTAGTTTGGCGAACCCACCCCGCCTAGTGGTCGATTTGCGATCACAACCAGAAAATCAAAATCGGTCTGTGCAATGGCTCCCTGGGGTGCAGTGGCGACAGGAAAATTTTGCGGCCAGTTCTGGGCCTGTGCGGGTGACTTGGCTCGAAATTGACCCCACCCAACGGCAACTCCAGCTTAAGCCAATCACTCCGGATAACAACACAATTGTGGGGTTAGCGCCCCTGTTGATCCAGGCAGACACCAATCAGGCGATCGCCGCCATTAATGCGGGCTTTTTTAACCGCAATAACCAATATCCCCTGGGAATTGTCCAAGGCAATCGAGCTTTGCGTTCGGGGCCAATTCTCAATCGGGGAGCAGTGGCCTGGGATAATGCGGGCCGCTGGGAATTTGACCGCCTCAAAGTCGAAACCGATATTGTTGCAGGCAATGGTGAACGGGTCGGGGTTGAACTGATCAATAGCGGCTATGTGAAAGCCGGGGCCGCCCTGTATGACCGCGCCTGGGGCAGTCGTTACACCACAGCCGTTGATCATGAAATTGTGCTGACAGTGATGACCTCCGGGGGCCGCGACCAGGTCATTCGCCAGGAAACGGCGGGGAAAGCGGGCCAAAATAGTTATGAAATTCCCCAGGGTGGTTATTTGTTGGTCTTCCGCTCCTTTCGCACCGGGGCGGCCAAATTTCCCGTGGGGGTGACCCTAGAACGGCGACCCAGATTTACCCCCAATAGTTTTGCGACGTTACCGAATATTGTCGGTGGTGGCCCGCTCCTCCTGAAGAATGGTCAGGTTGTTCTCAATGGCCAGGCAGAACAGTTTAGTACGGCCTTCAATATTCAGTCAGCTTCCCGCAGTGCGATCGCCAGAACCCGAGACAACAAAATATTGCTGGTGACCCTCCACGGCGCGGCAGAAGAAACAGCCGGGGCAACCCTCAACGAATGGGCGAATATTCTCCGCCGTCTGGGGGCCACGGATGCCTTGAATTTAGATGGAGGTGGATCTTCGGCTCTCGCCCTTGGCGCTAATTTAAGCGATCGCCACCCCACTACCGCCGGACGGGTTAACAACGGTATCGGCTTGTTTTTAGAATAG